One window from the genome of Cryobacterium sp. GrIS_2_6 encodes:
- the rplS gene encoding 50S ribosomal protein L19, whose product MHILDQVDAPSLRNDIPAFRAGDTVKVHVNIVEGARSRVQVFQGVVIGRSGEGVRETFCVRKVSFQVGVERTFPVHSPVIDHIEVVTRGDVRRAKLYYLRNLRGKKAKIKEKRD is encoded by the coding sequence ATGCATATTCTCGACCAGGTGGATGCCCCATCACTCCGGAACGACATCCCGGCGTTCCGCGCCGGCGATACCGTCAAGGTTCACGTCAACATCGTTGAAGGCGCACGCTCGCGCGTGCAGGTCTTCCAGGGTGTCGTCATCGGCCGTTCCGGTGAAGGCGTCCGCGAAACGTTCTGCGTTCGCAAGGTCAGCTTCCAGGTCGGCGTCGAGCGTACCTTCCCGGTGCACTCCCCGGTTATCGACCACATTGAGGTCGTCACCCGCGGAGACGTGCGTCGAGCGAAGCTGTACTACCTGCGCAACCTGCGTGGCAAGAAGGCCAAGATCAAGGAAAAGCGCGACTAA
- the lepB gene encoding signal peptidase I, translating to MTDNSLPTRSDRLASEAPQRGKRGVVIFFRDLLIIFVVALLISFLIKTFLVRSFYIPSGSMENTLLVNDRIIVNELEPKLMPIQRGDVVVFRDPGGWLLPQAAVQQNPVAAGLDWLLSVVGLSAPDSNDHLIKRVIGLPGDHVSCCNALGQLSVNDVPLSEPYVNLPAGASAVSKDNFDVVVPENSLWVMGDNRYNSKDSRYNGDTPGKGFVPIDNVVGRALVISWPLSRWTWLDDYPEVFRGVSPETK from the coding sequence ATGACAGACAATTCTCTGCCCACGCGATCGGATCGCCTGGCATCAGAAGCACCACAGCGCGGCAAGCGTGGCGTTGTGATCTTCTTTCGCGATCTCTTGATCATTTTTGTGGTGGCGCTGCTCATCTCGTTCCTGATCAAGACCTTCCTCGTCCGGTCGTTCTACATCCCCTCGGGGTCGATGGAGAACACCCTCCTGGTCAACGACCGCATCATCGTGAACGAGCTGGAACCGAAGCTCATGCCCATCCAGCGCGGTGACGTCGTCGTGTTCCGCGATCCCGGCGGCTGGCTCCTCCCGCAGGCTGCCGTGCAGCAGAACCCCGTCGCCGCCGGCCTTGACTGGCTCCTTTCCGTCGTCGGCCTCTCCGCGCCGGACAGCAACGACCACCTGATCAAGCGAGTCATCGGTCTGCCCGGCGACCACGTGAGCTGCTGCAACGCCCTCGGCCAGCTGAGCGTCAACGACGTGCCCCTCTCCGAGCCGTATGTGAACCTCCCTGCCGGGGCGAGCGCCGTGTCCAAGGACAACTTCGACGTCGTCGTACCGGAGAACTCGCTCTGGGTGATGGGCGACAACCGGTACAACTCCAAGGACTCCCGGTACAACGGGGACACCCCGGGCAAGGGTTTCGTGCCGATCGACAACGTCGTCGGCCGCGCCCTCGTGATCAGCTGGCCGCTGTCTCGCTGGACGTGGCTCGACGACTACCCGGAAGTCTTTCGAGGGGTCTCCCCGGAGACGAAGTAG
- a CDS encoding ribonuclease HII, with the protein MAVCDPTLEVELGLLAEGASCVIGCDEVGRGALAGPVGVGVAAIDGTHGTMPVGLRDSKMLSEPRREALAPLAVAWVLHSAVGLASAREVDEIGIIAALGLAGKRALAELFAAGVDVRGSVVLLDGNDDYLNKVLATPLSVVTRVRADQDCASVSAASVIAKVHRDQLMIAADAVTPGYGWSGNKGYGSAEHMAAIGRLGPTGLHRKSWLTISA; encoded by the coding sequence ATGGCCGTCTGCGATCCGACCCTCGAGGTCGAGCTCGGCCTGCTCGCCGAAGGCGCGAGCTGCGTGATCGGCTGCGACGAGGTCGGACGTGGTGCCCTCGCCGGACCGGTCGGGGTCGGCGTCGCCGCGATCGACGGGACGCACGGCACGATGCCGGTCGGTCTCCGCGACTCGAAGATGCTCAGCGAGCCTCGCCGTGAGGCCCTCGCACCGCTCGCGGTCGCCTGGGTGCTGCACTCCGCGGTCGGACTCGCCTCCGCGCGGGAGGTGGACGAGATCGGCATCATCGCCGCCCTCGGGCTCGCGGGCAAACGGGCCCTCGCCGAACTGTTCGCCGCCGGCGTGGACGTCAGGGGGAGCGTCGTGCTGCTCGACGGCAACGACGACTACCTCAATAAGGTCCTCGCGACGCCGCTCTCCGTGGTGACCCGGGTGCGGGCGGACCAGGACTGTGCGTCCGTGTCCGCGGCATCCGTGATCGCGAAGGTGCACCGCGACCAGCTGATGATCGCTGCGGATGCGGTCACTCCCGGTTACGGGTGGTCGGGCAACAAGGGCTACGGCAGTGCGGAACACATGGCTGCGATCGGGCGCCTCGGGCCGACAGGGCTCCATCGCAAATCGTGGCTGACCATCTCAGCGTAG
- a CDS encoding DUF2469 family protein, with product MEEEEFEDYDREVELALYREYRDVVGQFQYVVETERRFYLANEVELVRRDTEHDFYFELNMKDVWVWDVYRSDRFVKSVRVLTFKDVNVEELASKEFELPKELALDE from the coding sequence ATGGAAGAAGAAGAGTTCGAAGACTACGACCGCGAGGTCGAGTTGGCCCTGTACCGCGAATATCGGGATGTCGTCGGGCAGTTCCAGTACGTCGTCGAGACGGAACGGCGCTTCTACCTTGCCAATGAGGTCGAGCTCGTGCGCCGGGACACCGAGCACGACTTCTACTTCGAACTGAACATGAAGGACGTCTGGGTCTGGGACGTGTACCGGTCCGACCGTTTCGTGAAGTCCGTGCGCGTGCTGACGTTCAAGGACGTCAACGTCGAGGAACTCGCCTCGAAGGAATTTGAACTGCCCAAGGAACTCGCGCTCGACGAGTAG
- a CDS encoding nitroreductase family deazaflavin-dependent oxidoreductase has product MGLRDRLVDLGMKTMSLMHRAVLKASGGRLLASFGPIPVVELHTIGRSTGKRRTTMLTAPIHDRNRFVLIASKGGSDRHPQWYLNLVANPDVELTVHGTTKKLRARTADAAEKAELWPQIVAAYKGYAGYQQKTSRDIPVVVCEPR; this is encoded by the coding sequence ATGGGACTACGCGACAGGTTGGTCGACCTCGGCATGAAGACGATGAGCCTTATGCACCGGGCCGTGCTCAAGGCATCCGGTGGACGCTTGCTCGCCTCGTTCGGGCCGATCCCTGTCGTCGAACTGCACACGATCGGCCGTTCGACGGGCAAGCGCCGCACGACCATGCTCACGGCCCCGATCCACGACCGGAACCGCTTCGTGCTGATCGCCTCGAAGGGCGGCAGCGACCGGCACCCGCAGTGGTACCTCAACCTGGTCGCGAACCCCGACGTCGAACTCACCGTGCACGGCACGACGAAGAAGCTGCGGGCACGCACGGCCGACGCAGCGGAGAAGGCGGAACTCTGGCCGCAGATCGTCGCAGCATACAAGGGGTACGCAGGCTACCAGCAGAAAACCAGTCGGGACATCCCGGTCGTGGTCTGCGAGCCCCGCTAG
- a CDS encoding dipeptidase: protein MPPASAAENDAATTATTNPVGAVVDNALELAPLVDGHNDWAWECRENRAYSVEGLERGLTTDTDIERLRAGRVGAQFWSVYVSDESLGADAVQGTLEQIDWVYRLAARYPGDFQIARSAADVESARSNGRIASLLGAEGAHSLNDSPAVLRMFARLGVRYLTLTHVHNTTWADSGTDEPVHGGLTERGFEYVREMNRLGMLVDLSHVAPATAHAALSVTTAPVIFSHSSCAAVTDHPRNVSDDVLERLRDNDGVLMLTFVPQFLSPDFAAWFDGPRDGPAPTVTLDEVIAHIEHARRVAGIRHIGLGGDFDGTDEFPVGLEGVDGYPALLTELAARGWTAVELAALAGANVLRVLRATDAAFAAAGNGTPLLVS, encoded by the coding sequence ATGCCCCCCGCATCCGCTGCCGAGAACGACGCCGCCACGACCGCCACGACGAACCCTGTTGGCGCGGTCGTCGACAACGCCCTCGAGCTCGCACCCCTCGTCGACGGCCACAACGACTGGGCCTGGGAATGCCGGGAGAACCGCGCATACTCCGTGGAGGGACTGGAACGGGGGCTGACGACCGACACCGACATCGAACGCCTCCGCGCCGGCCGGGTGGGCGCGCAGTTCTGGTCGGTCTATGTGAGCGACGAATCGCTCGGTGCCGACGCGGTTCAGGGCACCCTCGAGCAGATCGATTGGGTCTACCGCCTCGCGGCCCGCTATCCGGGCGACTTCCAGATCGCCCGCAGTGCCGCCGACGTCGAGTCGGCCAGGTCGAACGGCCGGATCGCGTCGCTCCTCGGCGCGGAGGGCGCGCACAGCCTCAACGATTCCCCGGCCGTTCTGCGGATGTTCGCGCGGCTCGGGGTGCGCTACCTCACGCTCACGCACGTGCACAACACGACCTGGGCGGACTCGGGCACCGACGAGCCCGTGCACGGCGGCCTCACCGAGCGCGGTTTCGAGTACGTGCGGGAAATGAACCGGCTCGGCATGCTCGTCGACCTGTCCCACGTCGCGCCGGCGACCGCGCACGCAGCACTTTCCGTCACGACCGCACCGGTGATCTTCAGCCACAGTTCGTGCGCTGCCGTCACGGACCACCCACGGAACGTATCGGACGACGTCCTCGAGCGCCTGCGTGACAACGACGGCGTGCTCATGCTCACCTTCGTGCCGCAGTTCCTCTCCCCGGACTTCGCCGCCTGGTTCGACGGACCCAGGGACGGCCCCGCGCCGACGGTGACCCTCGACGAGGTTATCGCCCACATCGAGCACGCCCGCCGGGTCGCGGGCATCCGGCACATCGGGCTCGGCGGCGACTTCGACGGCACCGACGAATTCCCGGTCGGTCTCGAGGGCGTCGACGGCTACCCGGCGCTCCTGACCGAGCTTGCCGCCAGGGGCTGGACCGCCGTCGAGCTCGCTGCCCTCGCCGGGGCGAACGTACTGCGCGTGCTCCGGGCGACGGATGCCGCGTTCGCGGCAGCGGGGAACGGCACGCCGCTGCTGGTGTCGTGA
- a CDS encoding SGNH/GDSL hydrolase family protein, with protein MTRTVMVIWVGSVAVVVGLVAVIGSVGRAVPAEPIPATTAGSPGGGPVVAFYGDSYTLGTGASSPEHRWSTLLSVEHGWTEVNPSVNGLGFVNHRSDVSEDLVDQVIAARPDIVIVTMGLNDNFSMPARADRIRSAITADFTRISEALPVARVIVVEPFWYTDDRPGSVQQVIDWVSAGAAAIDADYIPGASHWLDGHPEWKAGDGLHPNDEGYRVLADRMDEALRSLGI; from the coding sequence ATGACCCGAACTGTCATGGTCATCTGGGTGGGGTCCGTGGCCGTCGTCGTTGGACTCGTCGCCGTGATCGGTTCGGTCGGACGTGCGGTACCGGCCGAGCCGATTCCGGCGACTACGGCGGGGTCTCCGGGTGGTGGTCCCGTCGTGGCGTTCTATGGGGACTCGTACACGCTCGGGACCGGGGCTTCGAGCCCTGAACATCGGTGGTCGACGCTCCTCTCCGTCGAGCACGGCTGGACCGAGGTGAACCCGAGCGTGAACGGTCTCGGTTTTGTGAACCATCGGTCCGACGTGTCCGAGGACCTCGTCGACCAGGTCATCGCCGCCCGCCCCGACATCGTGATCGTGACGATGGGTCTCAACGACAACTTCTCGATGCCCGCTCGCGCCGACCGCATCCGTTCCGCCATCACGGCCGACTTCACCAGAATCAGTGAGGCGCTGCCGGTCGCACGCGTCATCGTGGTCGAGCCGTTCTGGTACACCGACGATCGACCCGGCTCGGTTCAGCAGGTCATCGACTGGGTGAGCGCGGGCGCGGCGGCGATCGACGCCGACTATATTCCTGGCGCCTCGCACTGGCTCGACGGCCACCCGGAATGGAAGGCCGGCGACGGCCTGCACCCGAACGATGAGGGGTATCGGGTGCTCGCCGATCGCATGGACGAGGCACTCAGGAGCCTCGGCATCTAG
- a CDS encoding YraN family protein, giving the protein MARKDDLGRLGEEHAARFLTNAGYTLLARNWRCEQGEIDVIVEQDGEVAFVEVKTRSGIGFGHPFEAITVVKLARLRRLAAAWCEQADAWPERIRIDAIAVILAPGAVPVIEHLPGVF; this is encoded by the coding sequence GTGGCACGCAAAGATGATCTGGGCAGGCTCGGTGAGGAGCACGCGGCGCGGTTTCTCACCAACGCCGGGTACACGCTCCTCGCCCGCAACTGGCGGTGCGAGCAGGGCGAAATCGACGTCATTGTCGAGCAGGACGGCGAAGTCGCCTTCGTCGAGGTGAAGACGCGCTCGGGGATCGGTTTCGGGCATCCGTTCGAGGCGATCACCGTCGTCAAGCTCGCCCGGCTTCGCCGGCTTGCGGCGGCGTGGTGCGAGCAGGCGGATGCCTGGCCGGAGCGAATCAGGATCGACGCGATCGCGGTGATCCTCGCCCCCGGCGCCGTTCCGGTGATCGAACACCTGCCCGGAGTGTTCTAG
- a CDS encoding YifB family Mg chelatase-like AAA ATPase, whose translation MGLARTHAVALLGLTGALVEVEADISGQLPGMVLIGLPDAALSEATERVRAAAKNSGCPLTHNKLTINLSPAALPKHGSGFDLAIALACLAADGVVAARSVGSVVHIGELALDGGLRPVPGMLPAVIAASRLGHRTVMVPAGNAAEAELVPGITVIGVASLREAAIWHGAELTPVPVETIEWPAEAGPSGNDVETSSMDLTDVIGNEDAILALQIAAAGGHHLFMLGPPGSGKTMLAARLPGLLPDLDPAASLEASSLRSLGGRGLGRSLVTRPPLEAPHHTATAAAMVGGGSGQIRPGAAARACHGVLFLDEAPEFTSAVLDALRQPLESGMISIHRANAVAHFPARFQLVMAANPCPCGQYGVAGLECSCPPSARRRYLARISGPLLDRIDIQLHVNRITAAQLRLAAEEPRLTSTAARERVIQARSAARERLAGTPWSLNSAVPGSWLRSRHLRLDRATTAALDRALERGGITMRGYDRVLRVAWSIADLEGADRPGAEQLGQALYLRTG comes from the coding sequence ATGGGCCTCGCCCGCACACACGCCGTCGCCTTGCTCGGGCTGACGGGCGCACTCGTCGAAGTCGAGGCCGACATCTCGGGTCAGCTCCCCGGCATGGTGCTCATCGGCCTGCCGGACGCCGCGCTCTCCGAAGCGACGGAGCGGGTCAGGGCCGCCGCGAAGAACTCCGGCTGCCCGCTGACCCACAACAAGCTCACGATCAACCTGTCGCCGGCGGCGCTCCCGAAACACGGCTCGGGGTTCGACCTCGCCATCGCGCTCGCGTGCCTCGCCGCGGACGGGGTTGTCGCTGCCCGGTCGGTCGGCTCGGTCGTGCACATCGGCGAGCTCGCCCTCGACGGGGGCCTGCGACCCGTCCCCGGCATGCTGCCCGCGGTGATCGCGGCGTCGCGGCTCGGGCACCGCACCGTCATGGTTCCCGCCGGAAACGCCGCGGAAGCGGAACTCGTGCCCGGCATCACCGTGATCGGGGTCGCCTCCCTCCGCGAGGCGGCGATCTGGCACGGGGCAGAGCTGACGCCCGTGCCGGTCGAAACGATCGAGTGGCCCGCCGAAGCCGGACCGTCCGGGAACGACGTCGAAACTTCTTCGATGGACCTTACCGACGTCATCGGCAATGAGGACGCCATCCTTGCCCTGCAGATCGCCGCAGCCGGCGGCCATCATCTCTTTATGCTCGGCCCGCCGGGCTCAGGCAAGACCATGCTCGCCGCCCGCCTGCCCGGGCTCCTGCCCGACCTCGACCCGGCCGCCTCCCTCGAGGCGAGTTCGCTGCGCTCCCTCGGCGGGCGCGGACTCGGCCGGTCACTTGTGACCCGGCCGCCGCTCGAAGCGCCGCACCACACCGCGACGGCGGCGGCGATGGTCGGCGGCGGCAGCGGACAGATCCGGCCGGGTGCCGCCGCCCGCGCCTGTCACGGGGTGCTCTTCCTCGATGAGGCTCCCGAGTTCACATCGGCCGTGCTCGACGCCCTCCGGCAGCCCCTCGAATCCGGGATGATCAGCATCCACCGCGCCAACGCCGTCGCCCACTTCCCGGCGCGGTTCCAGCTCGTGATGGCCGCGAATCCGTGCCCGTGCGGTCAGTACGGCGTCGCCGGCCTCGAGTGCTCGTGCCCGCCGAGCGCGCGCCGACGGTACCTCGCCCGCATCTCCGGACCGCTGCTGGACCGGATCGACATCCAACTGCACGTGAACCGGATCACGGCGGCCCAGCTGCGGCTCGCCGCGGAGGAACCGCGCCTGACGAGCACGGCGGCGCGGGAACGTGTGATCCAGGCCCGGAGCGCCGCACGGGAGCGCCTCGCCGGCACACCCTGGTCGCTCAATTCAGCGGTCCCAGGGTCCTGGCTCCGCAGCAGGCACCTGCGGCTCGACCGGGCGACGACCGCCGCGCTCGATCGAGCGCTGGAGCGCGGCGGCATCACTATGCGCGGCTATGACCGGGTGCTCCGCGTCGCCTGGTCGATCGCCGACCTCGAGGGCGCCGATCGGCCGGGTGCCGAGCAGCTCGGGCAGGCGCTCTACCTGCGCACCGGCTGA
- the dprA gene encoding DNA-processing protein DprA, whose translation MPFEPDETTMIDLASGVRAPGATTLTRELAAELHARAAWSCISEPGDGTAGLVVAALGAVRALRMIIEAWTQDHIAGELLTAGVAEGVIAAAGLDRALERWRPRLDPIVVTIALRQAARSGARLAIPGDPDWPAGLEDLGVHAPLALWWRGPADALGAFAQSIALVGARAATRYGEHVAMEASAGLVDRGFAIVSGAAYGIDGMAHKAALASRGRTVAFLAGGVDRPYPSGHVDLLERIAGEGAVISELPCGAAPTKWRFLQRNRLIAATSLATIVLEAGWRSGSLNTAGHAATLGRPLGAVPGPVTSPASAGCHRLIREYDAVCVTTAAEMAELVAEHLVQVTLDFPESELGLEGAGRTSEQVRVFDALSGRSPREVGDIARRAGLSTVSVRAALGALGVEGAARERQTGWVRNA comes from the coding sequence ATGCCATTCGAACCCGATGAGACCACCATGATCGACCTCGCGTCCGGCGTGCGCGCACCCGGGGCCACCACCCTGACCCGGGAACTCGCGGCGGAGCTGCACGCTCGAGCGGCGTGGTCGTGCATCAGCGAACCCGGCGACGGAACTGCGGGCCTCGTTGTCGCGGCGCTCGGCGCCGTTCGCGCCCTGCGGATGATTATCGAGGCCTGGACCCAGGACCACATCGCCGGGGAACTCCTGACCGCCGGGGTGGCGGAGGGTGTGATCGCTGCCGCCGGACTCGACCGCGCCCTGGAGCGCTGGCGTCCGCGGCTCGATCCCATCGTCGTCACGATTGCGCTGCGGCAGGCAGCCCGATCGGGGGCACGGCTGGCGATTCCCGGTGACCCCGACTGGCCGGCCGGGCTTGAGGACCTCGGGGTACACGCCCCCCTCGCCCTCTGGTGGCGCGGCCCTGCAGATGCCCTCGGCGCGTTCGCCCAGTCGATCGCCCTCGTCGGCGCCCGGGCTGCCACCCGATACGGCGAGCATGTCGCGATGGAAGCCTCTGCCGGCCTCGTCGACCGCGGATTCGCGATCGTCAGCGGCGCGGCGTACGGGATCGACGGGATGGCGCACAAAGCGGCACTCGCGAGCCGTGGCCGAACCGTGGCGTTTCTCGCCGGGGGAGTGGACCGGCCATATCCGAGCGGGCATGTCGACCTCCTCGAACGGATCGCCGGGGAGGGGGCCGTCATTTCCGAGCTCCCGTGCGGGGCCGCGCCAACCAAGTGGCGGTTCCTGCAACGGAACCGGCTGATTGCAGCGACCAGCCTAGCCACCATCGTCCTGGAGGCCGGGTGGCGCTCCGGATCGCTCAACACCGCCGGGCACGCGGCCACCCTCGGGCGGCCACTCGGCGCCGTGCCCGGCCCGGTCACGTCACCGGCCTCGGCCGGGTGTCACAGGCTGATCCGCGAGTACGACGCCGTCTGCGTGACGACGGCCGCCGAAATGGCGGAACTCGTCGCGGAGCACCTGGTCCAGGTGACACTGGACTTCCCCGAATCGGAACTCGGGCTCGAGGGCGCCGGCCGCACGAGCGAACAGGTGCGGGTCTTCGACGCCCTGAGCGGCCGGTCCCCTCGCGAAGTCGGCGATATCGCGCGCCGCGCCGGCCTCTCGACCGTGTCCGTGCGTGCCGCCCTCGGCGCCCTCGGGGTCGAAGGGGCCGCGCGCGAGCGACAGACCGGCTGGGTGCGGAATGCCTGA
- a CDS encoding DinB family protein: protein MPDYANPASDGSGSINGVRAGVTEAAHFGDERTTITGFLQRQRDLVAWKVGDASDAALRPVATPTGMTAHGIVRHLMNVERSWLRDVFAGEEGLSFDWTDADPDGEFDVPPEVTMAELLVDYAEEARRCDAIIAAAGSLDAVSVRRSFSLRWILIHLVEETARHTGHLDLLRERADGSVGEDPQD, encoded by the coding sequence ATGCCTGACTACGCGAACCCGGCCTCCGACGGCTCCGGCAGCATCAACGGCGTGCGCGCCGGAGTCACCGAAGCCGCGCACTTCGGCGATGAACGCACGACGATAACGGGGTTCCTGCAGCGTCAGCGGGACCTCGTCGCGTGGAAGGTCGGCGATGCCTCCGACGCGGCACTCCGGCCCGTCGCCACTCCGACCGGCATGACCGCGCACGGTATCGTCCGACATCTCATGAACGTGGAGCGATCCTGGCTGCGCGATGTCTTCGCCGGCGAGGAGGGTCTGAGCTTCGACTGGACCGACGCGGATCCCGACGGGGAGTTCGACGTGCCGCCGGAAGTGACCATGGCCGAGCTGCTCGTCGACTACGCGGAGGAGGCGCGCCGCTGCGACGCGATCATCGCGGCAGCGGGCTCGCTCGACGCCGTCTCGGTGCGCCGCAGTTTCAGCCTGCGCTGGATCCTGATTCACCTGGTCGAGGAGACCGCACGGCACACCGGTCACCTCGACCTGTTGCGCGAACGCGCCGACGGCAGCGTCGGCGAAGACCCGCAGGACTGA
- a CDS encoding phosphodiesterase, which yields MSGVPVGQVQLGQYGPASHVIAHISDTHFLGGGRPLYGTVDTDTPMHETLAQLERSGQPIEALVFTGDIADTGESDAYRRIRDLVESAADRLGARVIWVMGNHDKRAPFRSELLRETGHGASAAAPVDAVHDLDGLRLIALDTSVPGYHHGAISARQLAWLAEVLRDPAPHGTLLALHHPPIPTMVSLMSLLELRDQAGLAEVIAGSDIRGILGGHLHYATTGLFSGIPVSVAAATCYTIDPSAPARQLTGVRGGQSINLVHVYPESVVHSHVVLGDFDPATCFDSEFLARIEAMSPDERTEAFSRQS from the coding sequence ATGAGTGGCGTTCCAGTGGGGCAGGTTCAGTTGGGCCAGTACGGGCCGGCGAGCCACGTGATCGCGCACATCAGCGACACGCACTTCCTCGGTGGCGGTAGACCCCTCTATGGCACCGTCGACACCGACACTCCCATGCACGAGACCCTCGCCCAGCTGGAACGTTCGGGGCAGCCGATCGAGGCCCTCGTCTTCACCGGTGATATCGCCGACACCGGCGAATCGGATGCCTACCGACGCATCCGTGACCTCGTCGAGTCCGCGGCCGACCGGCTCGGGGCCCGGGTCATCTGGGTGATGGGCAACCACGACAAACGGGCGCCCTTCCGCAGCGAGCTGCTCCGTGAAACCGGGCACGGGGCATCCGCTGCCGCACCCGTCGACGCGGTGCACGACCTTGACGGACTCCGCCTGATCGCTCTCGACACGAGCGTTCCCGGCTACCACCATGGCGCGATCTCCGCGCGGCAGCTGGCCTGGCTCGCCGAGGTGCTTCGCGATCCGGCCCCGCACGGCACGCTCCTCGCCCTGCATCACCCCCCGATCCCGACCATGGTTTCCCTCATGAGCCTGCTTGAGCTCCGAGACCAGGCCGGCCTGGCCGAGGTCATCGCCGGAAGTGACATCCGCGGCATCCTCGGCGGGCACCTGCACTACGCCACGACCGGGCTCTTCTCCGGCATCCCGGTTTCGGTCGCCGCGGCCACCTGTTACACCATCGACCCGAGTGCGCCTGCCCGGCAACTCACGGGTGTGCGTGGCGGCCAGTCGATCAATCTCGTGCACGTCTACCCGGAGAGCGTCGTGCATTCGCATGTTGTGCTCGGCGACTTCGACCCCGCGACGTGTTTCGATTCCGAGTTCCTGGCCCGCATCGAGGCGATGAGCCCCGACGAGCGGACCGAGGCCTTCTCACGCCAGTCGTGA